The Plasmodium knowlesi strain H genome assembly, chromosome: 5 genome has a window encoding:
- a CDS encoding nuclear cap-binding protein subunit 2, putative encodes MSHLYEEVYKKRKYYDRALCNDYEDWLSKIQFSKTVYIGNLSIYTTEQQIYEHMRQAGNVENIIMGLHRTEKSPCGFCFVVYRSKEGYTQAVNFLNNSILDGRIIRVDEDLGIIGRRKYGRGKSGVQKRDERIKYYDEDRPQVLDHLVDNNFISKKRKLNNVDVIAPPYYERNVKQRTTLYNSFEQSGDFRGNRFVQLKPTVTLYPNVQHMMEYNRNKHSNGLYNFHSKRGGKRRM; translated from the exons atgtcgCATTTGTACGAAGAGGTATacaagaagaggaagtaTTACGATAGGGCCCTTTGCAACGACTATGAAGACTGGCTGAGCAAAATTCAATTTTCGAAAACCGTGTACATTGGGAATTTGTCCATTTATACAACGGAGCAGCAGATTTATGAG CATATGCGCCAGGCGGGAAACGTGGAAAACATAATCATGGGGCTGCACCGCACGGAGAAGTCGCCATGCGGATTCTGCTTCGTCGTCTACAGAAGCAAAGAGGGGTACACGCAGGCAGTGAACTTTCTAAACAACTCCATCCTAGACGGAAGAATAATAAGGGTGGATGAGGATCTGGGAATTattggaaggagaaaatatggACGTGGGAAATCAGGAGTTCAGAAACGAGATGAGAGAATTAAATACTACGACGAGGATCGACCCCAAGTCCTAGACCATTTAGTGGATAACAATTTTATTtcgaaaaagaggaagctTAACAATGTAGATGTTATTGCTCCTCCTTATTATGAGAGGAATGTGAAGCAGAGGACCACCTTGTACAACAGTTTTGAGCAATCGGGAGATTTTAGGGGAAACAGGTTCGTCCAGTTGAAACCCACTGTTACTCTATACCCCAATGTGCAGCACATGATGGAATACAACAGAAATAAACATAGTAATGGCTTGTATAACTTTCATTCGAAAAGGGGCGGGAAGAGGCGAATGTGA
- a CDS encoding coatomer subunit zeta, putative, with protein MKAVSIRQVSAIIILDNNGKRIAVKYYNDQAPLKGENKLVPKNTNKDLVSNAFENTYNNLRTVEDQKLFESDITEKARKLGGDSSETEVLVLNKFTILYLLINDVSIYIVGEESDNEIILHEIMQTVQQCLDNVTNNQIGKKQLLDKLDSIYLILDEIADSGIIMETNPNVIINRLYMHESDLQEHTPLNQAISSAKENIIRSLLSGT; from the coding sequence ATGAAGGCTGTCTCGATAAGGCAGGTAAGTGCCATAATCATACTAGATAACAATGGAAAACGAATTGCAGTGAAGTATTACAACGATCAGGCCCCActgaagggagaaaataaattagtCCCGAAAAACACAAACAAAGATTTAGTAAGCAACGCATTTGAAAATACGTATAATAATTTACGCACAGTGGAAGACCAGAAATTATTTGAAAGTGATATAACGGAAAAAGCTAGGAAGTTGGGTGGAGATTCCAGCGAAACGGAAGTGTTAGTCCTCAATAAATTCACCATCCTCTATCTGCTAATAAATGATGTAAGCATCTACATCGTAGGAGAAGAAAGTGACAACGAAATTATTCTCCATGAGATTATGCAGACAGTACAGCAGTGCCTAGACAATGTTACAAATAATCAGATAGGGAAGAAACAACTCCTCGACAAACTAGATTCAATCTATTTAATTCTTGACGAAATTGCTGATAGTGGAATTATTATGGAGACCAACCCGAATGTCATTATAAACCGGTTGTACATGCACGAGAGTGACTTGCAGGAACACACACCCCTCAACCAGGCCATCTCCTCGGCTAAGGAGAACATCATTCGCAGCTTGCTCAGCGGCACATAG
- a CDS encoding RNA-binding protein, putative has protein sequence MTLNDHASESSDVDGSSKTRESQNDENEKKNIDCASKGSEVEDNCERKEKRDRSSSSESYRPEKKKLCCCHEKDTSMCSSKSGKSGSAPKVKNSDTLSTASTGINECANISENINEPFKFFIGGIPQNISNKYLIDYFEKYGPVQNVVIAQDHETKRNRGFAFVTMSSQINKDKILIDTHEFNGKRVDVREENNTTPSDIQRKIFVGGLNYYWTKDTLESYFSAFGEIDVVQIVLDSSGRSRCFGFVVFADESSVAKVLKHRRHKIYDKMVEVRKAEPKKPKMAMKRQHSKSRSKFAQPPPFMAPFPCNKETMAHWANFMYSACRMPFLFNNRFQNMPDFYPNYGFYPNSMENSNPPDYNN, from the exons ATGACTCTCAATGACCATGCGAGTGAATCAAGTGATGTTGATGGATCTTCCAAAACGAGGGAATcccaaaatgatgaaaatgagaaaaagaacatagaCTGTGCTTCCAAAGGCAGTGAGGTCGAGGACAATTGTGAGCGCAAAGAAAAACGGGATAGAAGTTCATCTTCCGAATCGTACAGACCAG aaaaaaaaaagctgtgTTGTTGTCACGAAAAAGACACCTCCATGTGCTCCAGCAAATCTGGAAAAAGTGGCTCAGCCCCTAAGGTGAAGAATTCAGATACGCTAAGCACAG CCTCCACAGGAATCAACGAATGTGCAAATATCTCGGAGAATATAAATGAAccctttaaattttttatcggTGGTATTCCACAGAACATCTCAAATAAG TACCTAATAGATTACTTCGAAAAATATGGACCCGTGCAGAATGTAGTCATCGCACAAGACCACGAAACGAAGAGAAACAGGGGATTTGCGTTCGTTACAATGTCATctcaaataaataaagataAAATCCTAATA GACACGCATGAATTCAATGGGAAGAGAGTGGACGTTCGTGAGGAGAATAACACGACCCCCTCAGACATTCAGCGTAAAATATTCGTAGGAGGACTGAACTACTACTGGACTAAGGACACTCTAGAAAG CTACTTTTCTGCTTTCGGCGAAATCGATGTAGTTCAAATTGTGTTGGATTCTTCGGGCAGATCCCGATGTTTTGGCTTTGTGGTCTTTGCAGATGAATCCTCCGTGGCCAAAGTTCTGAAGCATAGGCGGCACAAAATTTAC GACAAGATGGTCGAGGTTAGAAAAGCGGAACCCAAAAAGCCCAAGATGGCCATGAAACGGCAACACAGCAAAAG CCGCTCCAAGTTCGCGCAACCCCCTCCTTTCATGGCACCCTTCCCATGCAACAAGGAAACGATGGCACACTGGGCTAATTTTATGTACAGCGCTTGTAGAAtgccctttttatttaataacAGATTTCAAAACATGCCAGATTTTTATCCAAACTATGGCTTCTATCCCAACTCTATGGAAAACTCGAATCCGCCAGATTATAACAACTAG
- a CDS encoding GTP-binding protein, putative has translation MIIVCKVKAILIAVIICYHVAFSFVRQNRIDRNALLYVKEYTPSFSHNFKKEKRVKCVKGINGGNKKWNVPLHMTNEKESDKKKTDKRTPTESVKFFGFSRIYDHFKLSKSESGASRGNAHLSSEVASSTANNIAGNVAGNVAENVAENVAENVADRSIGEAPQPSSDHVKEQNNNLLVKDDPNRIQRMKFEDTKDYSSIFKEKEKKAHIKTYVANIFQKLPKFKDNIKVIKDALLYLKFIEKGNLYLIKNVDKKTVNAEPYVDLDKDGRPKNGTKKGTKKDKIKLELTSIYNNINKEKHMKKRICKECCIKVDLYTKMLSRPLNNIYNMHKNLKKYLHPFQYSLYENAITNFYKDGEATNSLSDVLNNILQIRKLITLTGKTYAGQMKYLKTCREIFSKLNEAIVDLNIILQSGRKWLDVYNSYIKCVRKIKYIDITKPAISIIGCTNVGKSSILNSVTNAKSKVADYNFTTKEFNLGHYSFTNENDVFTTQIMDLPGLINRPEEKRNLMEKLSLSSLKNIPSAVMYIFDPLKKDDHKFSSIKSQVDIRYYLRGLFPFRPWIDVVTKADLITWDEINLPKDIKENALFISTEDANSLLPLRQRINEVTFKLTDFLAKHTMQP, from the coding sequence atgataatcgTATGCAAGGTCAAGGCCATCCTAATAGCAGTAATCATTTGTTACCACGTAGCATTTTCCTTTGTAAGACAAAATCGAATCGATAGAAACGCACTGCTTTATGTTAAGGAGTACACCCCTTCGTTTTCTCATAatttcaaaaaggaaaaacgcgtaaaatgtgtaaaaggaataaacggggggaataaaaaatggaacgtCCCGTTACACATGAcgaacgaaaaagaaagcgataaaaagaaaacggaCAAAAGGACCCCCACGGAAAGCGTAAAATTTTTTGGTTTCTCCCGCATTTATGACCATTTCAAATTGAGTAAAAGTGAGTCAGGTGCCAGTAGGGGTAACGCACATTTGTCCAGCGAAGTTGCCAGTAGCACTGCCAACAACATCGCTGGGAACGTTGCTGGGAACGTCGCTGAAAACGTCGCTGAAAACGTCGCTGAAAACGTGGCGGATAGGAGCATTGGGGAGGCGCCTCAACCCAGCAGCGACCACGTGAAGGAACAAAACAACAATCTGCTAGTCAAAGATGACCCGAACCGAATCCAAAGAATGAAGTTCGAAGACACGAAAGACTACAGCAGCATATtcaaagagaaggaaaaaaaggcgcaCATCAAAACATACGTGGCTAATATCTTTCAAAAATTGCCCAAATTTAAGGACAACATAAAGGTAATTAAAGATGCACTGCTGTACCTAAAGTTTATAGAAAAGGGAAATCTATATTTAATCAAAAACGTGGACAAAAAAACTGTGAATGCAGAACCCTATGTAGATTTGGATAAGGACGGCAGGCCCAAAAATGgcaccaaaaaaggaaccaaaaaggacaaaattaaattaGAACTTACGAGCATTTACAACaacataaataaagaaaaacacatgaaaaaaagaatctgcAAAGAATGCTGCATTAAGGTGGATCTATACACAAAGATGCTCTCTCGGCCACTGAACAACATTTATAATATGCACAAGAATCTAAAGAAATATCTACACCCATTTCAATACAGCCTGTATGAAAATGCAATAACAAATTTCTACAAAGATGGAGAAGCAACTAACTCATTAAGTGATGTCcttaataatattttacaaattaGAAAATTGATAACTCTCACGGGAAAAACATACGCAGGACAAATGAAGTACTTAAAAACTTGCAGAGAAATTTTCTCAAAATTGAATGAAGCTATTGTAGATCTAAATATCATCTTACAGTCAGGGAGGAAATGGCTAGATGTTTACAATTCGTACATTAAATGTgttagaaaaattaaatatatagaCATTACCAAGCCAGCCATTTCTATCATAGGGTGCACAAATGTAGGGAAGAGCAGTATCCTCAATTCTGTCACCAATGCAAAATCTAAGGTGGCTGATTATAATTTTACCACCAAGGAATTTAATTTAGGCCACTATTCCTTTACCAACGAAAACGATGTATTTACAACCCAAATTATGGACCTTCCAGGATTAATTAATCGacctgaagaaaaaagaaaccttATGGAGAAACTCTCCCTTTCctcattaaaaaatattccatcAGCagttatgtatatttttgatCCTCTCAAAAAGGATGACCATAAATTCTCCTCCATCAAATCACAGGTAGACATTCGCTACTACCTCAGGGGATTGTTTCCCTTCAGACCATGGATTGATGTTGTTACAAAGGCCGACTTAATTACCTGGGATGAAATTAACCTGCCGAAAGATATTAAAGAAAATGCTCTGTTCATCTCAACGGAAGATGCAAATTCGCTACTCCCCCTTCGACAGAGAATCAACGAAGTAACATTTAAGTTAACCGACTTTTTAGCGAAGCATACGATGCAGCCATGA
- a CDS encoding protein kinase, putative: MNQQSNQDAGPKGRSQDRRRDLFLEIFRGGPGMHFCSGKKNFFLETNTLKVDIKKEFLKNVDCSSSFLSRISLFKKKLINDFFILKKEVIKKRLWESYQEVIDNLKEEDVREVFNKINEFTSREKDHEELFLRYLHGFGKVTMRRRTKGREKKTEQSSLATSPEQAGMSTSHCWKCNCHGGDEKKSNVLEKGEEASLGGPPNVDPQNILAKIMYSSKDGKKNVKKISKRLNDLWDMYMKDGFRNFQNDQGDDVTTEILERIVQRGRQEIDFLEGSKRVHMGQITTLLNKKGIRHRDGNRTGGKIGDQTNAEVESEGRGTPCGDETNPDQVNRLGSTKYSISMDTSLTNPINSVPPKNPRTSDTAHTPSSSLASYMMNPQHFTEGNSADKTHHTNYPNEGGYSVCSTKRVSGLYSADMKEGTVTKLSRQSIIRIKKEISRKAKMRSAKVETKKCAQGVHEILMNSLKGEIKMKVKNFVKVHQVGQGAYGDVWMAEDITNNKRVALKKLKINGNKEGLAKTYIREISILNSLKHKNIVELMGVVYTKVPPREDFLKSSCDLITSDRLQQLLQLKKVQRRSSSRTSFARSVSSTEGSSKGSSAGGVGSPSSSVSPSSRASASSVSASSSSVSASSSSASSCASSSSFLKKGEANSSIWMVFEYVPFDLSGYSELLRDERTQKERYKNGNLFTIGEVKNILLQLLRALNYCHKNNIIHRDVKIANLLIDKNGILKLADFGLARFHVDVTPSNMTNRVITLWYRPPELLLGSNYYTSSVDMWSCGCILAELLTSNPLFSADNETDILRIILNKIGPPNSKEIKFLRNLPNWNNPLLNPAHPNSLNKINQNKKMEVENAIRSIPGVGDVGLDLIKNLLKWNPFERFSARQAMQHPWFTTNPLPEKLGERNNIKAAHSFMTKNFKKRDTSKLNFRKVQENFRFVNVGNFRRAIFYSRYGEVFMRSGPASSGPCHPLVPPTAEEKLDNQEDQERKNNQEEQEKEENQKNHEMPNRKNGENVQTVMETNKQTQYDINGKERRRSEETPPNRYNPDELTHSSRTELSGRAPPGDAFKKSDHRDAGVQREKPPLRDRERVTDAKEKKGKTYKMKEQHMEEDHGRYGKYGTQRDGSFRGDSRWRREESSGRSRHSSTREGGGYHTNSYRGRVGRIRDSSSRAERSMHDRSREREWYKRDYAERGRDMGRERDRKRDREREREWERDKRRDMGRDRERKERNEWDRDRDRDRERERERERDRERERDREREKEREREKERERERYREKDRERERNREKERERERERERDRDRDRDRDKDRDRKRYRDQERDRERDRHREREPHKRRSRDNSNRNQEHQLKEQKKHKLDSQDANRELKRKL; this comes from the exons ATGAACCAACAAAGCAATCAAGATGCAGgtccaaagggaagaagccaAGATCGAAGGAGGGATTTGTTCCTCGAAATATTCAGGGGTGGGCCAGGAATGCACTTCTGttccggaaaaaaaaatttcttcctagAAACAAATACCCTAAAGGtagacataaaaaaggaattcctAAAAAATGTGGATTGCTCATCATCCTTTCTATCCAgaatttctcttttcaaaaaaaaacttattaatgatttttttattttaaaaaaggaggtaatTAAAAAACGCCTATGGGAAAGTTACCAAGAGGTTATAGACAAtttaaaagaggaagacgTGAGGGAGGTGTTTAACAAGATAAATGAATTTACTTCAAGGGAAAAGGACCATGAAGAATTGTTCCTGCGTTATTTGCACGGATTTGGGAAGGTTACCATGAGGCgaagaacaaaaggaagggaaaagaagacgGAACAATCCTCTTTGGCGACTTCACCAGAGCAGGCGGGAATGTCTACCTCTCATTGCTGGAAGTGTAATTGCCATGGaggagatgaaaaaaaaagtaatgttTTAGAGAAAGGTGAAGAAGCGTCATTGGGGGGACCACCTAATGTAGACCCACAGAACATACTAGCCAAAATCATGTACTCAAgtaaggatggaaaaaaaaatgtaaaaaaaattagtaaaAGGTTGAACGACTTGTGGGACATGTACATGAAAGATGGTTTtcgaaattttcaaaatgatcAGGGTGATGATGTAACGACAGAGATTCTGGAACGGATTGTACAGAGGGGGCGCCAGGAAATAGATTTTTTGGAAGGCTCCAAGAGGGTTCATATGGGTCAAATTACCACCCTGTTAAATAAGAAGGGGATAAGGCACAGGGACGGGAACAGAACTGGTGGCAAAATAGGTGATCAAACAAATGCTGAGGTCGAATCGGAAGGCAGGGGGACCCCTTGTGGAGATGAAACTAATCCTGATCAGGTCAATCGATTGGGAAGTACCAAATATTCCATTTCGATGGACACAAGCTTGACCAACCCGATTAACTCCGTTCCTCCGAAGAACCCACGCACTTCCGATACCGCTCACACACCCAGTTCCTCCTTGGCGTCGTACATGATGAACCCACAGCACTTTACAGAAGGAAACAGCGCGGATAAGACACACCACACCAACTACCCGAATGAAGGAGGGTATAGTGTGTGCAGCACGAAGAGGGTAAGCGGCTTGTACAGCGCAGACATGAAGGAGGGTACGGTTACGAAACTATCCCGGCAGAGCATTATTCGAATCAAGAAAGAAATTTCTAGGAAGGCAAAGATGAGGAGTGCCAAAGTCGAAACAAAGAAATGTGCACAAGGTGTTCACGAAATATTAATGAATTCActtaaaggagaaataaaaatgaaggtgaaaaattttgtaaaagtgCACCAAGTAGGTCAAGGAGCTTACGGTGATGTGTGGATGGCGGAGGATATTACAAATAATAAGAGGGtggctttaaaaaaattaaaaataaatggaaacaaAGAAGGACTAGCGAAAACGTACATAAGAGAAATCTCCATTTTGAATTCCTTaaagcataaaaatattgtgGAGTTGATGGGCGTGGTTTATACCAAAGTACCCCCCCGTGAGGATTTTCTGAAGTCGTCCTGTGACCTGATCACATCTGACCGGTTACAACAGCTCCTGCAATTGAAGAAAGTGCAACGGCGGTCTTCGTCCCGCACATCTTTCGCCAGGTCAGTTTCTTCCACGGAGGGATCCTCCAAGGGATCTTCCGCGGGGGGTGTCGGTTCCCCATCATCCAGCGTATCACCATCATCCCGTGCATCAGCATCCAGCGTATCAGCATCATCATCCAGCGTATCAGCATCATCATCCAGCGCATCATCCTGCgcatcatcgtcgtcattCCTCAAGAAAGGCGAGGCGAACTCGTCCATCTGGATGGTGTTTGAGTACGTGCCGTTCGACCTATCAGGGTACAGCGAGCTACTGAGGGACGAGCGAACCCAGAAGGAAAGATACAAAAACGGAAATCTCTTCACCATAGGAGAGGTGAAGAACATTTTACTGCAGTTACTGAGAGCATTAAATTATTGccacaaaaataatataattcaCCGGGACGTCAAAATAGCTAATTTGCTaattgataaaaatggaatctTAAAGCTAGCCGATTTTGGGCTAGCCAGATTCCACGTAGATGTAACTCCCTCAAATATGACCAACAGAGTAATTACCCTATGGTATAGGCCTCCAGAATTGCTACTAGGATCGAATTATTACACCTCGTCCGTGGACATGTGGAGCTGTGGATGTATATTAGCAGAACTACTCACTAgtaacccccttttttctgcagACAACGAAACTGATATATTAAGAATTATTCTTAATAAAATAGGACCCCCCAACAGTAAGGAAATTAAATTCCTGAGGAACCTACCCAATTGGAATAATCCACTCCTAAATCCGGCGCATCCAAATAGCTTGAACAAGATAAATCAGAATAAAAAGATGGAAGTAGAAAATGCCATTAGAAGCATACCTGGGGTAGGAGATGTAGGACTAGATCTTATAAAGAATCTCCTAAAATGGAATCCCTTTGAAAGATTCTCCGCCCGCCAAGCAATGCAACACCCCTGGTTCACCACCAACCCTTTACCAGAAAAATTAGGCGAACGAAATAATATAAAAGCTGCTCATAGTTTTAtgacaaaaaattttaaaaaaagagatacATCTAAATTAAATTTCAGAAAGGTTCAGGAAAATTTTAGATTCGTTAATGTAGGGAATTTTAGGAGGGCTATTTTTTACAGTCGATACGGCGAGGTCTTCATGCGGTCCGGTCCTGCATCATCTGGACCGTGCCACCCCCTGGTACCTCCAACGG cGGAGGAGAAGCTGGACAACCAAGAGGAtcaagaaaggaagaacaaccaagaagaacaagaaaaagaagagaaccAGAAAAACCATGAAATGCCCAACAGAAAAAACGgggaaaatgtgcaaactGTGATGGAGACAAACAAACAGACACAGTATGACATAAACGGCAAGGAAAGACGAAGAAGCGAGGAAACGCCCCCCAATAGATATAACCCGGATGAGTTAACCCATTCAAGTAGGACTGAGCTAAGTGGACGCGCCCCTCCAGGTgatgcttttaaaaaatctgaTCATCGAGACGCAGGTGTACAGAGAGAAAAACCACCCCTAAGAGATCGTGAAAGGGTAACAGAtgcgaaggagaaaaaagggaaaacatataaaatgaaggaacaGCACATGGAGGAGGATCATGGACGATACGGTAAATATGGAACTCAGCGAGATGGTAGCTTCCGTGGAGACAGTCGATGGAGACGGGAGGAGAGCTCCGGAAGGAGCAGGCACTCGTCCACTCGGGAGGGCGGCGGATACCATACTAATAGTTACCGCGGAAGGGTGGGCAGAATCAGGGATAGTTCAAGTAGGGCGGAGAGGAGCATGCACGATAGGAgtagggaaagggaatggtACAAAAGAGACTACGCAGAAAGGGGCAGGGACATGGGTAGAGAGAGAGACAGGAAAAGAGATAGAGAACGGGAAAGGGAATGGGAGCGCGACAAGCGCAGAGACATGGGAAGGGAtcgagaaaggaaagaaagaaatgaatgGGATCGGGATAGGGATAGAGACCGAgagagggaaagggaaagggaaagagacaGAGAGAGGGAAAGAGATCgagagagggaaaaagaacgagagagggaaaaagaacgaGAGAGGGAGCGATATAGAGAGAAGGACAGGGAAAGAGAACGGAAccgagaaaaagaaagagagcgAGAACGGGAAAGGGAACGAGACCGAGACCGAGACCGAGACCGAGATAAGGATAGAGACCGCAAAAGATATCGAGACCAAGAAAGGGATCGAGAACGAGACCGACATAGAGAAAGGGAGCCTCATAAACGGAGAAGCAGAGACAACTCAAACAGAAACCAAGAGCACCAAttgaaggaacagaaaaaacacAAATTGGATTCACAGGATGCCAATCGAGAACTAAAAAGAAAGCTATAA
- a CDS encoding arsenical pump-driving ATPase, putative, giving the protein MSDADSLSCSLTLESDEYDEEEYDTNLSKLLENKTLNWIFVGGKGGVGKTTTSCSIAVQLAKRRESVLLLSTDPAHNTSDAFNQKFTNQPTLINSFDNLYCMEIDTTYSENTAFKLNKTEFFDSIIPELLQSFPGIDEALCFAELMQSIKNMKYSVIVFDTAPTGHTLRLLAFPELLKKALGYLISLREKLKGTLNMLKSFTNNEVELEGIYEKINHLNAMSISIQSNFQNPLKTTFVCVCIPEFLSVYETERLIQELTKKNISCYNIVVNQVVFPLDCPTVNVSHCEGLLKQIKDKKIQESFSSLVQKTKELEDVYISRRKLQSKYLTQIKNLYGNDFHIVCMPQLKSEIRGLENISNFSEMLLESKDIPIYRSEG; this is encoded by the coding sequence ATGAGCGACGCAGACTCGCTGTCGTGCTCCCTGACCTTGGAGAGCGACGAATACGATGAGGAGGAATATGATACGAATTTGAGCAAGCTGTTGGAAaataaaaccctgaactggATATTTGTGGGAGGAAAGGGAGGCGTGGGAAAAACCACAACATCCTGCTCAATAGCGGTACAGCTAGCGAAAAGGAGGGAATCCGTTTTACTCCTATCCACAGACCCAGCACACAACACAAGTGATGCCTTTAATCAGAAATTTACCAATCAACCAACCCTGATCAACTCGTTCGATAATTTATACTGCATGGAAATAGACACCACGTACTCTGAAAACACAGCATTCAAATTGAACAAAACAGAATTCTTCGACAGTATAATTCCTGAACTGCTTCAAAGTTTTCCAGGAATTGATGAAGCTTTATGTTTCGCTGAACTAATGCAATCCATAAAGAATATGAAGTACTCAGTTATTGTGTTCGATACTGCCCCAACGGGACATACTTTGCGTCTGTTGGCCTTTCCAGAGTTATTGAAAAAGGCATTAGGGTATCTAATAAGTTTGAGAGAAAAACTCAAAGGAACTTTAAATATGTTGAAAAGTTTTACAAATAATGAAGTTGAATTAGAAGGaatttacgaaaaaattaatcaccTGAATGCCATGTCAATTAGTATTCAgtcaaattttcaaaatccATTAAAGACGACTTTTGTATGTGTTTGTATCCCTGAGTTTTTAAGTGTATACGAAACGGAACGGTTGATACAGGAACTAACgaagaagaatatttctTGTTACAACATAGTTGTTAATCAGGTGGTATTTCCTCTAGACTGTCCAACGGTGAATGTATCCCATTGTGAAGGTTTGCTCAAACAAattaaagataaaaaaatccaaGAATCTTTTAGTAGCCTTGTACAGAAAACCAAAGAACTTGAAGACGTGTACATATCGAGAAGAAAACTCCAGTCAAAATATCTTACCCAGATAAAAAATCTTTATGGTAACGACTTTCACATCGTCTGCATGCCCCAACTGAAGAGCGAAATACGAGGACTAGAAAACATCTCCAACTTTTCCGAAATGCTTTTGGAGTCTAAGGATATTCCCATATACCGTTCAGAGGGGTAG
- a CDS encoding GTP:AMP phosphotransferase, putative: MKGKGPIKIVLFGAPGVGKGTFAEILSKKENLKHINMGNILREEIKRKTTIGKEIDKVVTSGNLVGDDLIIRIVKDEIAKVTIQKDCYFKGFILDGFPRNLFQCNELAKITNIDLFINIYMPRHILIKKIMGRRICNDCNRNFNVVHIREDSYDMLPILPPQDCETCKGNPKLQTRSDDSEEIVAHRLNTYELTNSPLINFFKNSNCNFVDFEIKRGLQDFDSFYRIVSQNL; encoded by the coding sequence atgaaaggaaaggggccAATAAAAATTGTACTGTTCGGCGCGCCTGGGGTAGGAAAGGGCACCTTCGCGGAAATCCTGTCCAAGAAAGAAAATCTGAAACACATAAATATGGGAAATATACTgagggaagaaataaaaagaaagactaccataggaaaagaaattgatAAAGTAGTAACAAGTGGAAACCTAGTCGGAGATGACTTGATCATAAGAATAGTGAAGGATGAAATAGCCAAGGTAACAATACAGAAGGATTGCTACTTTAAGGGGTTCATTTTGGATGGATTTCCACGTAACCTATTTCAGTGTAacgagctagccaaaattaCAAACATTGATCTgttcataaatatatacatgcctAGGCATATcctcattaaaaaaattatggggAGGAGAATTTGCAATGACTGCAACAGAAATTTTAACGTTGTCCATATCCGGGAGGATTCTTATGATATGCTTCCTATTTTGCCACCCCAGGATTGTGAAACATGTAAAGGTAATCCAAAATTACAGACGAGGAGTGATGACAGTGAAGAAATTGTTGCCCACCGATTGAATACGTATGAATTAACCAACTCCCctctcattaatttttttaaaaattcaaactGTAACTTCGTCGACTTTGAGATAAAGCGTGGGTTGCAGGACTTCGACAGCTTTTATCGAATAGTTTCGCAGAACCTTTAG